A region from the Mycolicibacterium litorale genome encodes:
- a CDS encoding PucR family transcriptional regulator produces MRAARIRLGELLLALDRTMVTLQQAPRGLDLPVASVALVDADDVRLGIAPASGNADLFFLLGVPADAAVRWLAGQPRPPVAVFVKEPAPELVRHAMTHGSAVVAVDPHARWERLYRLVNQFFDHRGDHDDPPLPGGTDLFGLAQSIADRARGMVSIEDAQSHVLAYSASSEEADELRRLSILGRAGPPEHLAWIGQWGIFDALRSRDDPVRVAERPELGLRPRIAIGIHLPSANRRTPTFAGSIWLQQGSAPFADDAEEVLRGGAVLAARVIGRMAATPSTHTVRTRELLGLADDTDSDVGAIARELGVDPDGRAALIGFGAGAPADVIALSATAFRADAQVVSTDERVYVLLPKIGTPSSVTSWVRGVVGVLHRETGLTLRAVIAAPLPGLAGVAGARTEIDRVFDSAARHPDAIGQITSLADARTTVLLDEIVAHVAGRPGLIDPRVRTLREREPLLADTLQAYLDGFGDIAAVAARLHVHPNTIRYRVRRIETLLDTSLADPDDRLVLGLGLRATEPQPVNAPSTSSSNRSSASSPSSSIPRSGPRSSR; encoded by the coding sequence ATGCGCGCTGCCCGCATCAGGCTCGGCGAACTGCTGCTCGCGCTGGACCGCACGATGGTCACGCTGCAGCAGGCGCCGCGGGGTCTCGACCTGCCGGTGGCCTCGGTGGCGCTCGTCGACGCCGACGACGTCCGCCTCGGCATCGCCCCCGCCTCGGGCAACGCGGATCTGTTCTTCCTGCTCGGCGTCCCGGCCGACGCCGCGGTGCGCTGGCTGGCCGGACAACCGCGACCGCCGGTGGCCGTCTTCGTCAAAGAGCCGGCACCCGAATTGGTGCGCCATGCGATGACCCACGGGTCGGCCGTCGTGGCGGTCGACCCGCACGCGCGGTGGGAACGGCTCTACCGCCTCGTCAATCAGTTCTTCGACCACCGCGGCGACCACGACGACCCGCCGCTGCCCGGCGGCACCGACCTGTTCGGGCTGGCCCAGTCCATCGCCGACCGCGCCCGCGGCATGGTCAGCATCGAGGACGCGCAGTCGCACGTGCTCGCCTACTCGGCGTCGAGCGAGGAGGCCGACGAACTGCGCCGGTTGTCGATCCTCGGCCGGGCGGGCCCACCGGAGCACCTGGCGTGGATCGGGCAGTGGGGCATCTTCGACGCGCTGCGGTCCCGTGACGACCCGGTGCGCGTGGCCGAGCGGCCCGAACTGGGGCTGCGGCCCCGGATCGCCATCGGCATCCACCTGCCGTCGGCCAACAGGCGGACGCCCACATTCGCCGGCAGCATCTGGCTGCAGCAGGGCTCGGCGCCGTTCGCCGACGACGCCGAGGAGGTGCTGCGGGGCGGCGCGGTGCTGGCCGCACGGGTGATCGGCCGGATGGCGGCCACCCCCTCGACACACACGGTGCGAACCAGGGAGCTGCTGGGGCTCGCCGACGACACCGACAGCGACGTCGGCGCCATCGCCCGCGAACTCGGCGTCGACCCTGACGGCCGGGCCGCGCTGATCGGCTTCGGCGCGGGGGCACCCGCCGATGTGATCGCGCTGAGCGCCACGGCTTTTCGCGCCGACGCCCAGGTGGTCTCCACCGATGAGCGGGTGTATGTGCTGCTCCCGAAGATCGGTACCCCGTCGTCGGTGACCTCGTGGGTCCGCGGCGTCGTCGGCGTCCTGCACCGCGAGACCGGGCTGACGCTGCGCGCGGTGATCGCCGCACCTCTGCCCGGGCTGGCCGGGGTCGCCGGCGCGCGCACCGAGATCGATCGCGTCTTCGACAGCGCCGCACGCCATCCCGACGCGATCGGGCAGATCACCTCGCTCGCCGACGCCCGCACCACGGTGCTGCTCGACGAGATCGTCGCACACGTCGCCGGCCGGCCCGGGCTGATCGACCCGCGGGTGCGGACGCTGCGCGAACGCGAACCGCTGCTCGCCGACACACTGCAGGCCTATCTCGACGGGTTCGGCGACATCGCCGCGGTGGCCGCCCGGCTGCACGTGCACCCCAACACCATCCGATACCGGGTCCGCCGGATCGAGACGCTGCTGGACACGTCGCTGGCCGACCCCGACGACCGGCTGGTGCTCGGACTGGGGCTGCGCGCCACCGAGCCTCAGCCGGTGAACGCGCCGTCGACCAGTTCGTCGAACCGCTCCAGCGCCTCGTCACCCTCGTCGTCGATACCGCGCAGCGGACCGAGATCCTCCAGATAG
- a CDS encoding acyl-CoA dehydrogenase family protein — MSDYDVEAVDRLPFSTGDKTDRYRTDRFGGAVGLNWYSTDPTLQFTLAYYLPPEQIPVAETHLTRMGELMGGAVARWAEETDRNPPRLERYDRWGHDVSRVVMPPSFTEAKRAVLDAQRALRDDVRAAGGRSAIPMFAANYLLDQADIGMGCALGTGGGMVQALVAAYAPADVRDHVLAKFASGEWEGETAQMLTERTGGSDLGALETTATRDGDAWRLNGFKWFASNCDGQAFVVLAKPEGAPDSGRGVASFLVLRTRRDGSRNGIRIRRLKNKLGTRSVASGEVEFVDAEAFLLSGEPSTDAGPSDGKGLGRMMELTNAARLGIALFALGNARRALVESLTYARHRQAFGSALIDKPLMRRKLAQMIVDVEAAQALVFDGTGLANHRQPQRIRQRIAVPVTKLKVCRLGITAASDAIEIHGGNGYIEDWPVARLLRDAQVNTIWEGPDNILCLDVARGIRRAEAHEPLLRRMRDAVSVSHDDPATQLVSRRVEDLDAAITAWTKLDGAVAEARLFPLAQFMADVYAGALLTEQAAWERAERGGERKALVARLYARRYLEDLGPLRGIDDEGDEALERFDELVDGAFTG; from the coding sequence ATGAGCGACTACGACGTCGAGGCCGTGGACCGGCTGCCGTTCAGCACCGGCGACAAGACCGACCGCTACCGCACGGACCGCTTCGGCGGGGCGGTCGGCCTGAACTGGTACTCCACCGATCCGACGCTGCAGTTCACGCTGGCCTACTACCTGCCGCCGGAGCAGATCCCGGTCGCCGAAACCCATCTCACCCGGATGGGCGAGCTGATGGGCGGTGCGGTCGCTCGGTGGGCCGAGGAGACCGATCGCAACCCGCCGCGCCTCGAACGCTACGACCGGTGGGGCCACGACGTCAGCCGCGTCGTCATGCCGCCGTCGTTCACCGAGGCGAAGCGGGCGGTGCTCGACGCGCAGCGGGCGCTGCGCGATGATGTGCGCGCCGCCGGTGGCCGGTCGGCGATCCCGATGTTCGCCGCCAACTACCTGCTCGACCAGGCCGACATCGGGATGGGCTGCGCGCTCGGCACCGGCGGCGGCATGGTGCAGGCGCTGGTGGCCGCATACGCCCCCGCCGATGTGCGCGACCACGTGCTGGCGAAGTTCGCCTCCGGCGAGTGGGAGGGGGAGACGGCGCAGATGCTCACCGAGCGCACCGGCGGCTCCGACCTCGGCGCGCTGGAGACGACGGCCACCCGCGACGGTGACGCGTGGCGGCTCAACGGGTTCAAGTGGTTCGCGTCGAACTGCGACGGCCAGGCGTTCGTGGTGCTGGCCAAACCCGAAGGGGCACCGGATTCCGGACGCGGCGTCGCGTCGTTCCTGGTGCTGCGCACCCGGCGCGACGGGTCTCGCAACGGCATCCGCATCCGGCGGCTCAAGAACAAACTCGGCACCCGGTCGGTCGCTTCCGGGGAGGTGGAGTTCGTCGACGCCGAGGCGTTCCTGCTCTCCGGGGAGCCCAGCACCGACGCCGGCCCGTCCGACGGCAAGGGGCTGGGCCGGATGATGGAGCTGACCAACGCCGCGCGGTTGGGCATCGCGCTGTTCGCGCTCGGCAACGCGCGGCGGGCACTGGTGGAGTCGTTGACCTACGCGCGCCACCGGCAGGCGTTCGGCTCGGCACTGATCGACAAACCGCTGATGCGGCGCAAACTCGCCCAGATGATCGTCGACGTCGAGGCCGCCCAGGCGCTGGTGTTCGACGGCACCGGGTTGGCCAACCACCGCCAGCCGCAGCGGATCCGGCAGCGCATCGCGGTGCCCGTCACCAAGCTCAAGGTGTGCCGGCTCGGCATCACGGCGGCCTCCGATGCGATCGAGATCCACGGCGGCAACGGCTACATCGAGGACTGGCCGGTGGCGCGGCTGTTGCGCGACGCACAGGTCAACACGATCTGGGAGGGGCCCGACAACATCCTGTGCCTCGACGTGGCGCGCGGGATTAGGCGGGCCGAGGCGCATGAGCCGCTGCTGCGCCGGATGCGGGACGCGGTCTCGGTGTCCCATGACGATCCGGCCACGCAGCTGGTCTCGCGGCGGGTCGAGGATCTCGACGCGGCGATCACCGCCTGGACCAAACTCGACGGTGCGGTGGCCGAGGCGCGGCTGTTCCCGCTGGCGCAGTTCATGGCCGACGTGTATGCCGGTGCGTTGCTGACCGAGCAGGCGGCGTGGGAGCGCGCGGAGCGCGGGGGTGAGCGAAAAGCATTGGTGGCCAGGCTGTATGCGCGGCGCTATCTGGAGGATCTCGGTCCGCTGCGCGGTATCGACGACGAGGGTGACGAGGCGCTGGAGCGGTTCGACGAACTGGTCGACGGCGCGTTCACCGGCTGA
- the dapC gene encoding succinyldiaminopimelate transaminase — translation MRTDTAVHEATPEVARRAVSAKLPEFPWDTLAAAGALARSHPDGIVDLSVGTPVDPVAPVIRDALTAASASPGYPTTAGTPELRASAKAALERRYGITGLGPDAVLPVIGTKELIAWLPTLLGVGGDDVVVVPELAYPTYDVGARLAGAQVVRADSLTQLGPQRPALVFLNSPSNPTGRVLGVDHLRKVVGWARERGVLIASDECYLGLGWDAQPVSVLHPSVCDGDHTGLLAVHSLSKTSSLAGYRAGFVAGDPAVVAELLAVRKHAGMMVPTPVQAAMVAALDDDAHEHDQRERYARRRGVLLPALQAAGFTVDHSEAGLYLWSTRGEPCRATVDWLAGLGILVAPGEFYGPRGAQHVRIALTATDERIDAAAERLSAIHR, via the coding sequence GTGAGGACTGACACGGCCGTCCACGAGGCCACGCCCGAAGTGGCGCGCCGGGCGGTTTCGGCGAAACTGCCCGAGTTCCCCTGGGACACGCTTGCCGCCGCCGGCGCGCTGGCCCGCTCGCATCCGGACGGCATCGTCGACCTGTCGGTGGGCACCCCGGTCGATCCGGTGGCGCCCGTCATCCGGGACGCGCTGACCGCGGCCAGCGCCTCGCCCGGATATCCGACCACCGCGGGCACACCCGAGTTGCGGGCGTCGGCGAAGGCCGCACTCGAGCGGCGGTACGGCATCACCGGCCTCGGCCCTGACGCCGTACTGCCCGTGATCGGCACCAAGGAGCTGATCGCGTGGCTGCCGACGCTGCTCGGTGTCGGCGGTGACGACGTGGTGGTCGTCCCCGAACTGGCGTATCCGACCTACGACGTGGGCGCCCGGCTCGCGGGCGCGCAGGTGGTGCGGGCGGATTCGCTCACGCAGCTCGGTCCGCAGCGCCCGGCACTGGTCTTCCTGAACTCGCCGAGCAACCCGACAGGCCGCGTGCTGGGTGTCGACCATCTCCGCAAGGTGGTGGGCTGGGCGCGGGAGCGCGGGGTCCTCATCGCGTCCGACGAGTGCTACCTCGGTCTGGGCTGGGACGCTCAACCGGTCTCGGTCCTGCACCCGTCGGTCTGCGACGGCGACCACACGGGTCTGCTGGCCGTGCATTCGCTGTCGAAGACGTCGTCGCTGGCCGGCTACCGCGCCGGCTTCGTCGCGGGCGATCCCGCGGTGGTGGCCGAACTGCTCGCCGTGCGCAAGCACGCCGGGATGATGGTGCCCACGCCGGTGCAGGCCGCGATGGTCGCCGCGCTCGACGACGACGCCCACGAGCACGACCAGCGCGAGCGCTACGCGCGGCGGCGCGGTGTGCTGCTGCCCGCCCTGCAGGCGGCCGGGTTCACCGTCGACCACTCCGAGGCCGGGCTGTACCTGTGGTCCACCCGCGGCGAGCCGTGCCGGGCGACCGTCGACTGGCTGGCGGGGCTGGGCATCCTGGTCGCCCCGGGCGAGTTCTACGGGCCGCGCGGCGCGCAGCACGTGCGGATCGCGCTGACCGCCACCGACGAACGCATCGACGCCGCGGCCGAGCGGCTTTCGGCGATTCACCGCTAG
- the fdxA gene encoding ferredoxin, whose product MTYVIAEPCVDVKDKACIEECPVDCIYEGARMLYIHPDECVDCGACEPVCPVEAIYYEDDVPDQWSGYTQSNADFFSELGSPGGASKVGQTDNDPQAVKDLPPQGED is encoded by the coding sequence GTGACGTACGTCATTGCCGAACCCTGTGTCGACGTGAAGGACAAGGCCTGCATCGAGGAGTGCCCAGTCGACTGCATCTACGAGGGCGCACGCATGCTGTACATCCACCCCGACGAGTGCGTCGACTGCGGCGCCTGCGAACCGGTGTGCCCCGTCGAGGCGATCTACTACGAGGACGACGTCCCGGACCAGTGGAGCGGTTACACCCAGAGCAACGCCGACTTCTTCAGCGAACTCGGTTCGCCGGGCGGTGCCTCGAAGGTGGGGCAGACCGACAACGATCCGCAGGCCGTCAAGGACCTGCCGCCGCAGGGTGAGGACTGA
- a CDS encoding YceI family protein encodes MTGAIDTTGATETALSPGTWVIDPVHSTIGFTVRHLMVSKVRGTFDDFKGTITVAEDGTASVTAEIAVGSLNTRNEQRDAHLRAADFFDVENHPVATFTSTGVRTEGNRYALDGEFTLKGRTNPITLDLEFAGTNPGMGHGEVAGFEASVVLNRKDYGIDFDAPLETGGAVVGDKVTITLEIEALRQA; translated from the coding sequence ATGACTGGAGCAATCGACACCACAGGGGCGACCGAGACCGCACTGAGCCCGGGCACCTGGGTCATCGATCCGGTGCACTCGACCATCGGCTTCACCGTGCGGCACCTCATGGTCAGCAAGGTGCGCGGCACGTTCGACGACTTCAAAGGGACCATCACGGTGGCCGAGGACGGCACCGCGTCGGTGACCGCCGAGATCGCCGTCGGCTCACTGAACACCCGCAACGAGCAGCGTGACGCCCACCTGCGCGCCGCCGACTTCTTCGACGTCGAGAACCACCCGGTGGCCACCTTCACCTCGACCGGTGTGCGCACCGAGGGCAACCGCTACGCCCTCGACGGCGAGTTCACGCTCAAGGGTCGGACCAACCCGATCACCCTCGACCTCGAGTTCGCCGGAACCAATCCCGGCATGGGTCACGGCGAGGTCGCCGGCTTCGAGGCCAGCGTCGTCCTCAACCGCAAGGACTACGGCATCGACTTCGACGCACCGCTGGAGACCGGCGGCGCCGTCGTCGGCGACAAGGTGACGATCACCCTCGAGATCGAAGCCCTCAGACAAGCCTGA
- a CDS encoding bifunctional FO biosynthesis protein CofGH, with protein sequence MALNPQRGADLPSPVVPPKSAVPGSAALRRVLRRARDGVALNVDEAAVAMTARGDDLADLCASAARVRDAGLTSAGRRGPNGRLPVTYSRKVFIPVTHLCRDTCHYCTFVTVPGRLRAQGLGMYMEPDEILDVARRGAELGCKEALFTLGDRPEARWDEARQWLDERGYDSTLDYVRAMAIRVLEETGLLPHLNPGVMSWSELSRLKPVAPSMGMMLETTSRRLFETKGMAHYGSPDKDPSVRLRTLDDAGRLSIPFTTGLLVGIGETLTERAETMHAIRKSHKEFGHVQEVIVQNFRAKDHTAMASAPDAGIDDFLATIATTRLVLGPKVRIQAPPNLVSRQECLALIAAGVDDWGGVSPLTPDHVNPERPWPALDDLADVTAEAGYDLTQRLTAQPQYVQAGAAWIDPRVRGHVDALADPETGLALDVNPQGRPWQEPDEALQSLGRVDLHEAIDSEGRRTETRSDLGSAFGDWESIREKVHELAARAPERVDTDVLAALRAAERDPAGLSDDAYLALATADGPALDAVAALADSLRREAVGDDVTFVVNRNINFTNICYTGCRFCAFAQRKGDADAYSLSTDEVADRAWEAHVAGATEVCMQGGIDPELPVTGYADLVRAVKARVPSMHVHAFSPMEIANGVTKSGLSVREWLIALREAGLGSIPGTAAEILDDEVRWVLTKGKLPTSMWIDVVTTAHEVGLRSSSTMMYGHVDQPRHWVGHLRVLREIQDRTGGFTEFVPLPFVHQSSPLYLAGGARPGPTHRDNRAVHALARIMLHGRISHIQTSWVKLGVERTQVMLQGGANDLGGTLMEETISRMAGSENGSAKSVEELVAIAEGIGRPARQRTTTYAPLAA encoded by the coding sequence GTGGCTCTGAACCCCCAGCGCGGCGCTGATCTCCCCAGCCCGGTGGTCCCACCCAAGTCCGCAGTGCCCGGTTCTGCCGCGCTGCGGCGTGTACTGCGCCGGGCGCGTGACGGCGTCGCCCTCAATGTCGACGAGGCGGCGGTCGCGATGACGGCCCGCGGGGACGATCTGGCCGACCTGTGCGCCAGCGCCGCCAGGGTCCGCGACGCCGGGTTGACGTCGGCGGGCCGCCGCGGACCCAACGGGCGGCTGCCGGTGACGTACTCCCGCAAGGTCTTCATCCCTGTCACCCACCTGTGCCGCGACACCTGCCACTACTGCACGTTCGTCACCGTGCCGGGACGGCTGCGCGCCCAGGGGCTCGGGATGTACATGGAACCCGACGAGATCCTCGACGTCGCGCGGCGCGGAGCCGAGTTGGGTTGTAAAGAGGCGCTTTTCACGCTCGGTGACCGACCGGAAGCCCGGTGGGACGAAGCGCGGCAGTGGCTCGACGAGCGCGGCTACGACTCGACGCTCGACTACGTGCGCGCCATGGCGATCCGCGTGCTCGAGGAGACCGGGCTGCTGCCGCACCTCAACCCCGGCGTGATGAGCTGGTCGGAACTGTCGCGGCTCAAGCCGGTCGCCCCGTCGATGGGCATGATGCTCGAGACCACGTCGCGACGGCTGTTCGAGACCAAGGGCATGGCGCACTACGGCAGCCCGGACAAGGATCCGTCGGTGCGCTTGCGCACGCTCGACGACGCGGGCCGGCTGTCCATTCCGTTCACCACGGGCCTGCTGGTCGGGATCGGCGAGACGCTGACCGAGCGCGCCGAGACCATGCACGCGATCCGCAAGTCGCACAAGGAGTTCGGGCACGTCCAGGAAGTCATCGTGCAGAACTTCCGGGCCAAGGACCACACCGCGATGGCGTCCGCACCCGACGCCGGGATCGACGACTTCCTTGCGACGATCGCCACCACCCGGCTGGTCCTCGGCCCGAAGGTGCGCATCCAGGCGCCGCCGAACCTGGTGTCGCGGCAAGAGTGCCTCGCGCTGATCGCCGCCGGTGTCGACGACTGGGGCGGCGTGTCGCCGCTGACGCCCGACCATGTCAATCCGGAACGGCCGTGGCCCGCGCTCGACGACCTGGCCGACGTGACCGCCGAGGCGGGCTACGACCTGACGCAACGGCTCACGGCGCAACCGCAGTACGTCCAGGCCGGTGCGGCGTGGATCGATCCGCGCGTCCGCGGGCACGTCGACGCCCTTGCCGACCCCGAGACGGGACTCGCACTCGACGTGAACCCGCAGGGCCGTCCGTGGCAGGAGCCCGACGAGGCGTTGCAGTCACTGGGCCGGGTCGACCTGCACGAGGCGATCGACAGCGAGGGCAGGCGCACCGAGACCCGAAGCGATCTGGGCAGCGCCTTCGGCGACTGGGAGTCGATCCGCGAGAAGGTCCACGAGTTGGCCGCCCGGGCGCCCGAGCGTGTCGACACCGACGTCCTGGCGGCGCTGCGCGCCGCGGAGCGCGATCCGGCCGGGCTGTCCGACGACGCCTACCTGGCGCTGGCGACGGCCGACGGACCGGCGCTGGATGCCGTTGCCGCCCTTGCGGATTCGCTTCGGCGCGAGGCCGTCGGCGACGACGTGACGTTCGTCGTCAACCGCAACATCAACTTCACCAACATCTGCTACACCGGATGCCGGTTCTGCGCGTTCGCGCAGCGCAAGGGCGACGCCGACGCGTACTCGCTGTCCACCGACGAGGTCGCCGACCGCGCCTGGGAGGCGCACGTCGCCGGCGCGACCGAGGTCTGCATGCAGGGCGGTATCGATCCCGAACTGCCGGTGACGGGGTACGCCGACCTGGTGCGTGCGGTCAAGGCGCGGGTGCCGTCGATGCACGTACACGCGTTCTCGCCGATGGAGATCGCCAACGGCGTCACGAAGAGCGGGCTGTCGGTGCGGGAGTGGCTGATCGCGCTGCGTGAGGCCGGCCTCGGGTCCATCCCCGGCACCGCCGCGGAGATCCTCGACGACGAGGTGCGCTGGGTGCTGACCAAGGGCAAGCTGCCGACCTCGATGTGGATCGACGTCGTGACCACCGCCCACGAGGTGGGACTGCGGTCGAGTTCGACGATGATGTACGGCCACGTCGACCAGCCGCGGCACTGGGTCGGTCACCTGCGGGTGCTGCGGGAGATCCAGGACCGCACCGGCGGGTTCACCGAGTTCGTCCCGCTGCCGTTCGTCCATCAGTCGTCCCCGCTGTACCTGGCCGGCGGCGCGCGTCCAGGACCGACGCACCGCGACAACCGGGCGGTGCACGCACTGGCGCGGATCATGTTGCACGGCAGGATCTCTCACATCCAGACCAGCTGGGTCAAACTCGGCGTCGAACGTACGCAGGTGATGCTGCAGGGCGGGGCCAACGACCTGGGCGGGACGCTGATGGAGGAGACCATCTCGCGGATGGCCGGTTCGGAGAACGGTTCGGCCAAATCAGTCGAGGAACTCGTCGCCATCGCCGAGGGGATCGGCCGCCCGGCGCGTCAGCGCACCACGACGTACGCACCCCTGGCGGCGTAG